A DNA window from Melanotaenia boesemani isolate fMelBoe1 chromosome 6, fMelBoe1.pri, whole genome shotgun sequence contains the following coding sequences:
- the LOC121642453 gene encoding complexin-4-like produces the protein MEAVAKAKKSLKTPIRKLTSCVSGVKERKLCSKHRRKRSRGGGGHVRRNMLGKTPPLRVAHPRDQTVIRSYQAELEKKRQLREAMNAQKNAERAAMRSHFRRKYQLSECPEDKNRLRSVGGKVSLPHELSKMIHPETKTKDDGFNLLSAFRGLSFSTAALTGTKTRTPTPTPTNCKVM, from the exons ATGGAGGCTGTGGCGAAAGCAAAAAAGTCGCTCAAGACGCCCATTAGGAAATTAACCAGCTGTGTGTCAGGGGTGAAGGAGAGGAAGTTGTGTTCCAAacacaggaggaagaggagcagaggcgGGGGAGGCCATGTTAGAAGGAACATGTTGGGGAAGACCCCTCCCCTCAGAGTGGCACATCCCAGAGACCAAACGGTCATTCGTTCGTATCAGGCAGAGCTGGAAAAGAAGAGGCAA CTGCGGGAAGCAATGAACGCTCAGAAGAACGCAGAGAGAGCAGCCATGAGATCTCACTTCAGGAGAAAATATCAGCTGTCTGAG TGTCCTGAGGACAAAAACCGCCTGAGGTCTGTTGGAGGCAAAGTGTCACTCCCCCACGAGCTGTCGAAGATGATTCATCCTGAAACCAAAACCAAGGACGACGGCTTCAACCTGCTGAGTGCCTTTCGAGGCCTCAGTTTCAGCACAGCAGCACTCACAGGGACAAAAACCAGGACACCCACTCCTACACCAACAAATTGTAAAGTCATGTGA
- the clk2b gene encoding dual specificity protein kinase CLK2b isoform X1, which translates to MGKKKLFALFKDFLDCISLCLSRSSAEAAGNKKRDTENGHLIYKSGDILEDRFFLTDEIVDTLGEGTFGKVVQCFDHSRGGGRVALKIIKNQEKYREAAKLEIYVLEKISERDPHLKHNCVQMLDWFNYYGHVCISFELLSLSTFDFLKSNNFLPYPINQIRHMARQICHAVSFLHDNKLTHTDLKPENILFVNSNYSLIYNAEKKCNEKRVNDTTVRLVDFGSATFDHEHHSVIISTRHYRAPEVILELGWSQPCDVWSIGCILFEYYEGFTLFQTHDNKEHLAMMEKIQGPIPQRMIQRSRKQKYFHHGRLAWNESSKAGRFVKSKCKPLKKYLLSHGTEHHLFFDLLERMLEYEPSKRITLSSALRHPFFLPLQQPGRTHVWRKSCDLSR; encoded by the exons CGGAGCAGCGCTGAGGCTGCAGGCAACAAAAAGCGGGACACTGAAAACGGTCACCTGATCTACAAAAGCGGGGACATCCTGGAGGACAGAT tCTTTCTTACAGATGAGATAGTCGACACTTTAGGTGAGGGGACCTTTGGGAAAGTGGTGCAGTGTTTCGACCACAGCAG AGGTGGAGGACGAGTAGCTCTGAAGATCATTAAAAACCAGGAGAAATACAGAGAAGCAGCCAAACTGGAAATCTATGTGCTGGAGAAGATCAGTGAGAGAGATCCGCACCTCAAACA TAACTGTGTGCAGATGCTCGACTGGTTTAACTACTACGGACATGTGTGCATCtcttttgagctgctgtctctcAGCACCTTCGACTTCTTGAAATCAAACAACTTCCTGCCTTATCCAATTAACCAGATCCGACACATGGCGAGGCAGATCTGCCACGCTGTCAGCT TTCTCCATGACAACAAGCTGACTCACACCGACCTGAAGCCTGAGAACATCCTCTTTGTCAACTCCAACTACTCCCTCATATACAACGCTGAGAAG AAGTGCAATGAAAAGAGAGTAAACGACACCACAGTGAGGCTGGTTGACTTTGGCAGCGCCACCTTTGACCACGAACACCACTCTGTCATCATCTCTACGCGTCACTACCGAGCCCCAGAGGTCATACTGG AATTAGGTTGGAGTCAGCCCTGTGATGTGTGGAGTATCGGCTGCATCCTGTTTGAATACTACGAAGGCTTCACTCTGTTCCAG ACTCACGACAATAAGGAACATCTTGCCATGATGGAGAAAATACAGGGACCCATTCCTCAAAGAATGATTCAAAGAAGCAG AAAGCAGAAATATTTCCATCACGGTCGTCTAGCCTGGAATGAGTCTTCCAAGGCTGGACGCTTTGTTAAATCCAAATGTAAACCGCTTAAG AAGTACTTGTTATCACATGGGACAGAGCACCACCTGTTTTTTGATCTGTTGGAGCGGATGTTGGAGTACGAGCCCTCAAAGCGTATCACTCTTTCCTCTGCTCTGCGCCACCCCTTCTTCCTGCCCCTCCAACAGCCTGGAAGGACTCATGTCTGGAGGAAGAGCTGCGATCTGAGCAGATAA
- the clk2b gene encoding dual specificity protein kinase CLK2b isoform X2 — translation MGKKKLFALFKDFLDCISLCLSRSSAEAAGNKKRDTENGHLIYKSGDILEDRYEIVDTLGEGTFGKVVQCFDHSRGGGRVALKIIKNQEKYREAAKLEIYVLEKISERDPHLKHNCVQMLDWFNYYGHVCISFELLSLSTFDFLKSNNFLPYPINQIRHMARQICHAVSFLHDNKLTHTDLKPENILFVNSNYSLIYNAEKKCNEKRVNDTTVRLVDFGSATFDHEHHSVIISTRHYRAPEVILELGWSQPCDVWSIGCILFEYYEGFTLFQTHDNKEHLAMMEKIQGPIPQRMIQRSRKQKYFHHGRLAWNESSKAGRFVKSKCKPLKKYLLSHGTEHHLFFDLLERMLEYEPSKRITLSSALRHPFFLPLQQPGRTHVWRKSCDLSR, via the exons CGGAGCAGCGCTGAGGCTGCAGGCAACAAAAAGCGGGACACTGAAAACGGTCACCTGATCTACAAAAGCGGGGACATCCTGGAGGACAGAT ATGAGATAGTCGACACTTTAGGTGAGGGGACCTTTGGGAAAGTGGTGCAGTGTTTCGACCACAGCAG AGGTGGAGGACGAGTAGCTCTGAAGATCATTAAAAACCAGGAGAAATACAGAGAAGCAGCCAAACTGGAAATCTATGTGCTGGAGAAGATCAGTGAGAGAGATCCGCACCTCAAACA TAACTGTGTGCAGATGCTCGACTGGTTTAACTACTACGGACATGTGTGCATCtcttttgagctgctgtctctcAGCACCTTCGACTTCTTGAAATCAAACAACTTCCTGCCTTATCCAATTAACCAGATCCGACACATGGCGAGGCAGATCTGCCACGCTGTCAGCT TTCTCCATGACAACAAGCTGACTCACACCGACCTGAAGCCTGAGAACATCCTCTTTGTCAACTCCAACTACTCCCTCATATACAACGCTGAGAAG AAGTGCAATGAAAAGAGAGTAAACGACACCACAGTGAGGCTGGTTGACTTTGGCAGCGCCACCTTTGACCACGAACACCACTCTGTCATCATCTCTACGCGTCACTACCGAGCCCCAGAGGTCATACTGG AATTAGGTTGGAGTCAGCCCTGTGATGTGTGGAGTATCGGCTGCATCCTGTTTGAATACTACGAAGGCTTCACTCTGTTCCAG ACTCACGACAATAAGGAACATCTTGCCATGATGGAGAAAATACAGGGACCCATTCCTCAAAGAATGATTCAAAGAAGCAG AAAGCAGAAATATTTCCATCACGGTCGTCTAGCCTGGAATGAGTCTTCCAAGGCTGGACGCTTTGTTAAATCCAAATGTAAACCGCTTAAG AAGTACTTGTTATCACATGGGACAGAGCACCACCTGTTTTTTGATCTGTTGGAGCGGATGTTGGAGTACGAGCCCTCAAAGCGTATCACTCTTTCCTCTGCTCTGCGCCACCCCTTCTTCCTGCCCCTCCAACAGCCTGGAAGGACTCATGTCTGGAGGAAGAGCTGCGATCTGAGCAGATAA